One Prunus dulcis chromosome 7, ALMONDv2, whole genome shotgun sequence DNA segment encodes these proteins:
- the LOC117634664 gene encoding agamous-like MADS-box protein TM6 isoform X2, producing the protein MGRGKIEIKLIENHTNRQVTYSKRRNGIFKKAQELTVLCDARVSLIMLSNTGKMHEYISPTTSTKRMYDDYQKTLGVDLWSSHYQAMKDTLWKLKEINNKLRREIRQRLGHDLNGLTYDQLRSLEDKMASSLEAIRERKYHVLKTQTETCKKKVKNLQERRGNMLHGYEVASEDPQYGYVDNEGEYESAVALANGASNLFTIHLHQDIRDHANLHHHGGSSLGSSITHLQDLRLA; encoded by the exons ATGGGTCGTGGGAAGATTGAGATCAAGCTGATCGAAAACCACACAAACAGGCAGGTGACCTACTCCAAGAGAAGAAATGGGATTTTCAAGAAGGCTCAGGAGCTCACCGTCCTCTGTGATGCCAGGGTCTCTCTCATCATGCTCTCCAACACTGGTAAAATGCACGAGTATATTAGCCCTACCACCTC GACCAAGAGGATGTATGATGATTACCAAAAAACTTTGGGGGTCGATCTGTGGAGCTCACACTACCAG GCAATGAAAGACACCTTGTGGAAACTGAAAGAGATCAACAATAAGCTGAGGAGAGAGATCAG GCAGAGGTTGGGTCATGATCTCAACGGCCTGACCTATGATCAGCTGCGTTCTCTGGAGGATAAGATGGCTTCTTCCTTGGAGGCCATACGTGAAAGGAAG TACCACGTGCTCAAAACTCAGACGGAGACCTGCAAGAAGAAG GTGAAGAACTTGCaggaaagaagaggaaatatGCTACATGGTTAT GAAGTAGCCTCTGAGGATCCACAATATGGGTACGTGGACAATGAGGGAGAATATGAATCTGCGGTTGCATTGGCAAATGGGGCGTCCAACTTGTTCACTATCCACCTCCACCAAGACATCCGTGACCACGCTAACCTCCACCACCACGGAGGAAGTTCGCTTGGCTCCTCCATTACTCATCTGCAAGATCTGCGCCTCGCTTGA
- the LOC117634664 gene encoding agamous-like MADS-box protein TM6 isoform X1: MGRGKIEIKLIENHTNRQVTYSKRRNGIFKKAQELTVLCDARVSLIMLSNTGKMHEYISPTTSTKRMYDDYQKTLGVDLWSSHYQAMKDTLWKLKEINNKLRREIRQRLGHDLNGLTYDQLRSLEDKMASSLEAIRERKYHVLKTQTETCKKKVKNLQERRGNMLHGYFDQEVASEDPQYGYVDNEGEYESAVALANGASNLFTIHLHQDIRDHANLHHHGGSSLGSSITHLQDLRLA, encoded by the exons ATGGGTCGTGGGAAGATTGAGATCAAGCTGATCGAAAACCACACAAACAGGCAGGTGACCTACTCCAAGAGAAGAAATGGGATTTTCAAGAAGGCTCAGGAGCTCACCGTCCTCTGTGATGCCAGGGTCTCTCTCATCATGCTCTCCAACACTGGTAAAATGCACGAGTATATTAGCCCTACCACCTC GACCAAGAGGATGTATGATGATTACCAAAAAACTTTGGGGGTCGATCTGTGGAGCTCACACTACCAG GCAATGAAAGACACCTTGTGGAAACTGAAAGAGATCAACAATAAGCTGAGGAGAGAGATCAG GCAGAGGTTGGGTCATGATCTCAACGGCCTGACCTATGATCAGCTGCGTTCTCTGGAGGATAAGATGGCTTCTTCCTTGGAGGCCATACGTGAAAGGAAG TACCACGTGCTCAAAACTCAGACGGAGACCTGCAAGAAGAAG GTGAAGAACTTGCaggaaagaagaggaaatatGCTACATGGTTAT TTTGATCAGGAAGTAGCCTCTGAGGATCCACAATATGGGTACGTGGACAATGAGGGAGAATATGAATCTGCGGTTGCATTGGCAAATGGGGCGTCCAACTTGTTCACTATCCACCTCCACCAAGACATCCGTGACCACGCTAACCTCCACCACCACGGAGGAAGTTCGCTTGGCTCCTCCATTACTCATCTGCAAGATCTGCGCCTCGCTTGA